In Bacteroidota bacterium, the following are encoded in one genomic region:
- the pepT gene encoding peptidase T, producing the protein MPLNYNYTVTNRFTSYVKIDTQSDPTSPSCPSTDKQKDLGRLLVKELLEMGISDAHLDEHGYVYGTLPATTTKKVPVICFCSHMDTSPDCSGKGVNPIIHKKYSGNDIVLPNDTTQVIKTSDHPELLNQIGNDIITADGTTLLGADNKAGVAEIMDAINYLVKHPELKHGAIKILFTPDEEIGRGVDKVDMKKLGADFGYTIDGETLGHIEDETFSADGVTITINGYSTHPGFAKGKMESAIKIAAEFVANLPKDKLSPETTEKKQGFVHPVSISGTIEKAIVKFIIRDFTEGGLEDLESFLKNVIEAVVKNYSKSSYTFDVQKQYRNMKDVLVSCPHVVEYAVEAIKRTGVSPAVGSIRGGTDGSRLSFMGLPCPNIFAGEHAFHSKHEWVSVQDMQKAVETIVNLSLIWEERS; encoded by the coding sequence ATGCCATTGAATTATAATTATACAGTTACAAATCGTTTTACGAGTTATGTTAAAATTGATACCCAAAGCGACCCAACTTCACCTTCATGTCCATCAACAGATAAACAAAAGGATTTAGGTCGTTTATTAGTGAAGGAATTATTGGAAATGGGTATAAGCGATGCGCATTTAGATGAACACGGTTATGTGTATGGTACTTTACCTGCTACTACCACAAAAAAAGTTCCGGTTATTTGTTTTTGTTCTCACATGGATACCTCGCCCGATTGTAGTGGGAAAGGTGTAAATCCAATTATTCACAAAAAATATTCAGGCAATGATATTGTGTTGCCTAATGATACAACTCAGGTAATAAAAACGAGCGACCATCCCGAATTACTTAATCAAATTGGGAATGATATAATTACCGCAGATGGCACAACCTTACTGGGTGCTGATAATAAGGCCGGTGTTGCAGAGATAATGGATGCGATTAATTATTTGGTAAAGCATCCTGAATTAAAACATGGCGCGATAAAAATTTTATTTACACCGGATGAAGAGATAGGTAGAGGTGTAGATAAGGTAGATATGAAAAAACTAGGAGCCGATTTTGGCTATACTATTGATGGAGAAACGCTTGGGCATATAGAGGATGAAACATTTTCAGCAGATGGAGTAACTATTACTATTAATGGATACAGCACTCATCCCGGCTTTGCAAAAGGCAAAATGGAAAGTGCCATTAAGATTGCAGCCGAGTTTGTGGCTAATTTACCCAAAGACAAACTATCTCCGGAAACTACCGAGAAAAAACAAGGCTTTGTGCATCCGGTAAGTATTTCGGGGACTATAGAAAAAGCGATTGTTAAATTTATTATTCGTGATTTTACCGAAGGAGGATTGGAAGACTTGGAGTCGTTCTTGAAAAACGTAATTGAAGCAGTTGTGAAAAATTATTCAAAATCGTCCTATACATTTGACGTGCAAAAGCAATATAGAAACATGAAGGATGTTTTGGTGTCTTGTCCTCACGTAGTGGAGTATGCAGTAGAGGCTATTAAACGAACAGGTGTAAGTCCTGCCGTTGGAAGTATTCGGGGGGGGACTGACGGTTCTCGCCTTTCGTTTATGGGATTGCCTTGTCCTAATATTTTTGCAGGAGAACATGCTTTTCATTCTAAGCACGAATGGGTTTCTGTGCAAGATATGCAGAAAGCAGTAGAAACTATTGTAAATCTATCTTTGATTTGGGAAGAACGTTCATAA
- the rluF gene encoding 23S rRNA pseudouridine(2604) synthase RluF has translation MSDFGSVRLNKYISESGLCSRREADRFIEQGVVFINGERAKIGRQVFPGDVVKVNGNIIEGKDAESTIFIALNKPVGIVSTTEEGERNNIVSYVNYSQRIFPIGRLDKDSQGLIFLTNNGDIVNKILRAGNNHEKEYLVTVNKPITDGFIDGMAKGVPILGGTTKKCFVKQESVLVFRIILIQGLNRQIRRMCEYFGYEVVKLERVRIMNISLKGLPVGDWRELTKQEIDTINLLVKDSVSTIEKTNSPSKNHKKEKDFSRFKKKTSSRNGKFNNRNTSFSKGGKNNKSNSKFKKRR, from the coding sequence ATGAGTGATTTTGGGTCGGTGCGTTTAAATAAATATATCAGTGAGAGCGGATTGTGCTCTAGAAGAGAGGCCGATAGGTTTATAGAGCAAGGTGTGGTTTTTATAAATGGAGAACGCGCAAAGATTGGAAGGCAAGTGTTTCCGGGGGATGTGGTAAAAGTTAATGGGAATATAATCGAGGGGAAAGATGCAGAGTCAACTATTTTTATTGCTTTGAATAAACCAGTTGGCATTGTATCAACCACAGAAGAGGGTGAGCGAAATAATATTGTAAGTTATGTAAACTATAGTCAACGAATATTCCCAATCGGACGATTAGATAAGGATTCACAAGGGCTTATTTTTTTAACCAACAATGGAGATATTGTAAATAAAATCTTACGTGCTGGCAATAATCATGAAAAAGAATATTTGGTAACAGTTAATAAACCTATTACAGATGGCTTTATTGATGGGATGGCCAAAGGTGTTCCAATTTTGGGAGGGACAACAAAAAAGTGTTTTGTAAAGCAAGAATCTGTATTGGTGTTTAGAATAATACTAATACAAGGACTTAACAGACAAATACGAAGAATGTGTGAGTATTTTGGATACGAAGTAGTAAAGTTAGAGCGAGTTCGTATTATGAATATTAGCTTAAAAGGCTTGCCGGTAGGAGATTGGCGAGAGCTTACAAAGCAGGAGATAGATACAATTAATTTATTGGTTAAAGATTCTGTTTCTACTATCGAGAAAACAAACTCGCCTTCAAAAAATCACAAGAAAGAAAAAGATTTTTCTCGTTTCAAGAAGAAAACTTCTTCTCGAAACGGGAAGTTTAATAACCGAAACACCTCTTTTTCAAAAGGCGGAAAAAACAACAAATCCAATTCTAAATTTAAAAAGAGAAGATAG
- a CDS encoding bifunctional folylpolyglutamate synthase/dihydrofolate synthase has product MFATYKETLDYLFSKLPMYQRIGAAAYKANLDNTWALCTHLNNPQQGFKSIHIAGTNGKGSTSHMIASVLQEAGYKVGLYTSPHLKDFRERIKINGKKISQKKVIAFVNKHSQVFDTIHPSFFEMTVALAFDYFAEKKVDVAVIEVGLGGRLDSTNVIMPDLSIITNISYDHVHLLGNTLPKIALEKAGIIKHNTPVVIGETQKETKEVFISTAAKNSAPIVFADKKIKLTNCHTATVKGKNYLSISTNGTKYDCELSGMYQKKNCTTVLCSIERLNQLGYSISNTALSKGLKNVIKNTGLLGRWQQVWAQPKVIADIGHNEAGIKEILAQLKNTHYTKLHWVLGVVNDKDYTKMLSLLPKTATYYFCKAKIPRSLDEQELQRTALTYKLHGKCYKSVKHALRAAKTNYKKGDLILVCGSTFIVAEAI; this is encoded by the coding sequence ATGTTCGCAACCTATAAAGAAACGCTTGATTATTTATTCAGCAAATTGCCCATGTATCAGCGTATTGGAGCAGCTGCATACAAGGCTAATTTAGATAATACATGGGCTTTGTGTACTCATTTGAACAATCCCCAACAAGGGTTTAAAAGTATTCACATTGCCGGCACTAATGGCAAGGGCTCTACTTCTCACATGATTGCTTCTGTATTGCAAGAGGCAGGATACAAAGTTGGACTTTACACATCGCCCCACCTGAAAGATTTTAGAGAGCGAATAAAAATAAATGGTAAAAAAATTTCACAAAAAAAAGTAATTGCTTTTGTAAATAAGCACTCTCAAGTTTTCGACACCATACATCCTTCCTTTTTTGAAATGACGGTAGCGCTAGCTTTCGATTATTTTGCAGAAAAAAAAGTAGATGTAGCTGTAATTGAAGTTGGGCTTGGAGGACGTCTAGACTCAACTAATGTAATTATGCCCGATTTAAGCATTATTACCAATATCAGTTACGACCATGTTCATTTACTGGGAAACACATTACCTAAAATTGCTTTAGAAAAAGCTGGCATCATAAAACACAACACCCCTGTGGTGATTGGTGAAACACAAAAAGAAACAAAAGAAGTTTTCATTTCTACTGCTGCAAAAAACAGCGCTCCCATAGTATTTGCAGACAAAAAAATTAAACTAACCAATTGCCATACTGCTACTGTAAAAGGGAAGAACTATTTATCAATAAGTACGAATGGAACAAAATACGATTGCGAACTTTCTGGCATGTATCAAAAAAAGAATTGCACCACTGTACTTTGTAGTATTGAAAGGCTTAATCAGTTAGGCTACTCTATTTCAAACACCGCCCTGAGTAAGGGATTGAAAAATGTAATTAAAAACACCGGCTTATTGGGTAGATGGCAACAAGTGTGGGCCCAACCAAAAGTAATTGCCGACATTGGCCACAACGAAGCCGGAATAAAAGAAATACTTGCCCAACTAAAAAACACGCACTACACTAAACTACATTGGGTGTTGGGGGTAGTAAATGATAAAGACTACACCAAGATGTTGTCGTTACTGCCCAAAACAGCTACCTACTACTTTTGCAAAGCAAAGATTCCTAGATCGCTTGACGAACAAGAACTTCAGCGCACAGCACTAACATATAAACTTCATGGAAAATGTTACAAATCTGTGAAGCATGCACTGCGCGCTGCAAAAACAAATTACAAAAAAGGCGATTTAATTTTAGTGTGTGGAAGCACGTTTATTGTTGCAGAAGCAATCTAA
- a CDS encoding pyridoxal phosphate-dependent aminotransferase, whose product MPTISTKANSMPSSPIRKLVPYAEDAKKKGIKIYHLNIGQPDIETPETMLNAIRNFSPKVVEYTHSAGTENYRKKLVGYYQKYNIHLSYTDILITTGGSEAIEIAMMSCLNAGDEILIPEPFYANYNGFSAQADVVVKPIRSFIKDGFALPPIAEFEKLITPKTKAIMICNPGNPTGYLYSKQELESLKELVLKYDLFLFADEVYREFCYDGKEYVSVMHLSGIENNAILLDSISKRYSACGARIGALITKNKKVIEAALKFAQARLSPPTFGQVAAEAAIDTPDSYFASVKKEYTERRDLVIEALNKMEGVFCPKPSGAFYCIAQLPIDDSDKFCQWLLESFEHNKQTVMLAPATGFYSTPGQGKQEVRIAYVLNKESLKSAMGCLEKALKVYPGKIN is encoded by the coding sequence ATGCCAACAATTTCAACAAAGGCTAATTCAATGCCTTCATCGCCCATACGTAAATTAGTTCCATATGCAGAAGATGCAAAGAAAAAGGGAATTAAAATTTATCACTTAAATATTGGGCAACCAGATATAGAGACTCCCGAAACAATGTTGAATGCGATAAGAAATTTTTCTCCTAAAGTTGTTGAATATACGCATAGCGCAGGCACCGAGAATTATAGGAAAAAACTGGTTGGCTATTACCAAAAGTATAACATTCATCTTTCTTATACCGATATATTAATAACTACCGGAGGTTCTGAGGCAATAGAAATAGCTATGATGAGTTGTTTAAATGCAGGCGATGAAATACTCATTCCGGAACCTTTTTATGCCAATTACAACGGCTTTTCTGCACAAGCAGATGTTGTGGTAAAGCCTATTCGTTCGTTTATTAAAGATGGATTTGCATTGCCTCCAATAGCAGAATTTGAAAAACTAATCACCCCCAAAACAAAGGCAATTATGATATGCAATCCGGGAAATCCAACCGGATATCTTTATTCTAAGCAAGAATTAGAATCATTAAAGGAATTGGTGCTTAAGTATGATTTGTTTTTATTTGCCGATGAGGTGTACAGGGAGTTTTGTTACGATGGAAAAGAGTATGTTTCTGTTATGCATCTTTCGGGTATAGAAAATAATGCTATTCTGCTGGATTCTATTTCTAAACGTTATAGCGCATGTGGAGCTAGAATAGGGGCGTTGATAACAAAAAATAAAAAAGTGATTGAAGCTGCATTAAAATTTGCACAGGCTAGATTAAGCCCTCCTACTTTTGGTCAAGTAGCTGCAGAGGCTGCTATTGATACACCCGATAGTTATTTTGCAAGTGTAAAAAAAGAATACACCGAACGTAGAGATTTGGTAATAGAAGCTCTTAATAAAATGGAAGGTGTATTTTGTCCAAAGCCAAGCGGTGCTTTTTATTGCATAGCCCAGTTGCCAATTGACGATTCCGATAAATTTTGCCAATGGCTTTTAGAGTCGTTCGAACACAACAAGCAAACCGTTATGTTAGCCCCAGCAACGGGGTTTTATTCAACTCCCGGGCAAGGAAAACAAGAAGTTAGAATTGCGTACGTGTTAAATAAAGAATCGCTAAAAAGCGCCATGGGGTGCTTGGAGAAGGCGCTTAAAGTTTATCCCGGAAAAATTAATTAA
- a CDS encoding thiol protease/hemagglutinin PrtT, with product MKKALSIALFALCVYYSYATPVKESEALSIASHYISHQKGLSTLSGTTNLQTAYTQKFKSSDLSFKNAFYVFSINNNNGFVMVAADDNINPIIGYSNEGGFDTTNMPEHFTALLNQYTQEIQYVIENSIQSSATKQKWQSILSSGAIKYGQSQQIQSSVAPLVKTKWTQRNDGYNKLCPGNTPTGCVATAFAQTLKYWNYPEQGWGQNSYNHDYFGTIGANFGATKYDWTNMPNKLTSSSSTAQKDAIAKLMYHCGIAININYNKKSSLAYFHDVATALKKYFGYSSTTQYIERTNYTELQWINLVKTELNNSRVAILGGRSADLEYGHAFVVDGYDQNDLFHINWGWGGLYDGYFQISNLQPGGNGHLTWNDYQNLTIGIKPKNLNPAKLQIVSKVSVPTSIKYSTSTLIAVQIKNYGTTKITGSLAARLFDNKNVFAENLSTLNSISINPGATTTLYFSSAFVNVVPADYRLGIYFKNATTPSWQLIANASYGTYPYNLEVRAFNDSLAVNSSIKTSPSGNFTKGKSCSVSATIKNWSTQHFNGQVRASLYDLYGDFIKDIQIKTNVSINAGASKSLNFNTSSINVPPGTYYIIFRSLSNTTNSNWQFVGATTGNNKNFKPSIMKTVVLPYTNSSKTDEELQEETETSYEDELLALHIYPNPATSNIFIQLPEEMNNSYDCEIVNMNGQVVHKLTISGGMPQPIDIREIPKGVYFIRAIIAGKAVTQKFIKTE from the coding sequence ATGAAAAAAGCACTATCAATTGCGCTATTTGCGCTTTGTGTATATTATTCGTATGCAACACCCGTAAAAGAATCAGAAGCATTATCTATTGCTAGCCATTATATATCCCACCAAAAGGGATTATCAACCCTCTCGGGCACTACTAATTTGCAAACCGCCTATACACAAAAATTTAAATCGTCCGATTTAAGTTTCAAAAATGCATTCTATGTATTTAGTATTAATAACAACAACGGATTTGTGATGGTTGCTGCCGATGATAACATCAATCCTATTATTGGTTATTCTAACGAAGGTGGATTTGACACCACCAATATGCCTGAGCATTTTACCGCACTTTTAAATCAATATACACAAGAGATACAATATGTAATTGAAAACTCGATACAGAGCTCTGCTACCAAACAAAAGTGGCAAAGTATTTTAAGTAGTGGTGCTATAAAATATGGACAATCTCAACAAATACAATCAAGTGTTGCACCATTGGTGAAAACAAAATGGACACAACGAAATGATGGATACAATAAATTATGTCCGGGAAATACGCCTACAGGCTGCGTTGCTACTGCATTTGCACAAACACTAAAATACTGGAACTATCCGGAACAAGGATGGGGACAAAACAGCTATAATCACGATTACTTTGGCACTATTGGTGCAAATTTTGGCGCAACCAAATACGACTGGACAAACATGCCAAATAAACTTACTTCTTCGAGTTCAACAGCACAAAAAGATGCCATCGCAAAACTAATGTATCATTGCGGTATAGCCATAAATATCAACTACAACAAAAAATCGAGTCTTGCTTATTTTCATGATGTGGCTACTGCACTTAAAAAATATTTTGGCTACTCCTCTACAACACAATACATAGAAAGAACAAACTATACCGAATTGCAATGGATTAATTTAGTAAAGACAGAATTGAACAACAGCCGAGTGGCCATATTAGGAGGGCGTTCTGCCGATTTAGAATATGGACATGCTTTTGTTGTAGATGGCTACGACCAAAATGATTTGTTTCATATCAATTGGGGTTGGGGAGGTTTATATGATGGCTACTTTCAAATTAGCAACCTACAACCCGGTGGAAATGGTCATTTAACATGGAACGATTACCAAAACCTAACTATTGGGATAAAACCAAAAAATTTGAATCCTGCAAAATTGCAAATTGTATCAAAAGTAAGTGTACCAACATCTATAAAATATAGCACTAGCACACTTATTGCGGTTCAAATAAAAAACTACGGAACCACAAAAATAACAGGCAGTTTGGCTGCAAGATTATTTGACAATAAAAATGTATTTGCTGAAAATTTAAGCACACTCAACTCCATATCAATTAATCCAGGAGCTACAACAACTCTTTATTTTTCCAGTGCATTTGTAAATGTGGTTCCGGCAGATTACAGACTTGGAATTTATTTTAAGAATGCCACAACTCCTTCTTGGCAACTTATTGCAAATGCTTCTTATGGTACCTACCCTTACAATCTTGAAGTAAGAGCCTTTAACGATAGCTTAGCTGTAAATTCATCTATTAAAACCTCCCCTTCCGGAAATTTTACAAAAGGAAAAAGTTGCTCTGTAAGTGCAACCATCAAAAATTGGAGTACGCAACACTTTAATGGACAAGTGAGAGCTTCGCTATACGATTTATATGGCGATTTTATAAAAGACATTCAAATAAAAACTAACGTTAGTATAAATGCAGGAGCATCAAAAAGCTTGAATTTCAACACCTCCTCTATAAATGTACCTCCTGGAACATATTACATCATTTTCAGAAGTTTATCTAACACAACTAATAGCAATTGGCAGTTTGTAGGTGCAACAACCGGAAATAATAAGAATTTCAAGCCCTCTATCATGAAAACAGTTGTACTACCTTACACCAACAGCTCGAAAACAGACGAAGAGCTACAAGAGGAAACAGAAACTTCTTATGAAGATGAATTACTAGCTTTACACATTTATCCAAATCCCGCAACTAGCAATATCTTCATACAACTGCCCGAAGAAATGAATAACTCTTACGATTGCGAAATAGTAAATATGAATGGACAAGTTGTACACAAATTAACTATTTCAGGAGGGATGCCTCAACCTATTGATATTAGAGAAATTCCAAAGGGAGTATATTTTATAAGAGCAATTATTGCTGGAAAAGCAGTTACACAAAAATTTATTAAAACAGAATAA
- a CDS encoding 16S rRNA (uracil(1498)-N(3))-methyltransferase, with product MNVFYVEKIVPYQPLILSPEESKHLIRVLRKAKGDIVQVTNGRSEMYEAVINNDNYKTGCELLLTAKLENTKETYYSHIAISPTKNLDRLEWFVEKATELGVHQITPLICARTEKGNVKKDRLEKIALAAMKQSGRAWLPIISEAVEFDTFINTVQQEDQKFVAYCEHLYEKKSPPHLSNQLKRGSRYTVLIGPEGDFTKEEVQQALQKGFENVSLGGNRLRTETAALYACSCVYTCNKN from the coding sequence ATGAATGTATTTTATGTTGAAAAAATTGTTCCGTACCAACCGCTAATCCTTTCTCCGGAAGAGTCTAAGCATCTTATTCGTGTGTTGCGCAAAGCCAAAGGAGATATCGTACAAGTTACAAACGGTAGGAGTGAGATGTATGAAGCTGTTATTAATAATGACAATTATAAAACGGGGTGTGAGCTTTTGTTGACAGCCAAATTGGAGAATACAAAAGAGACCTATTATTCGCATATTGCCATTTCTCCTACAAAAAATTTAGATCGCTTGGAGTGGTTTGTAGAAAAAGCAACAGAGCTGGGTGTGCATCAAATTACACCCTTGATTTGTGCAAGAACAGAAAAAGGTAATGTGAAAAAAGACAGATTAGAAAAAATAGCACTGGCTGCGATGAAACAAAGTGGAAGAGCTTGGCTACCTATCATTTCAGAGGCGGTGGAGTTTGATACCTTTATAAATACAGTGCAACAGGAAGATCAGAAATTTGTTGCCTACTGTGAGCATTTGTACGAAAAAAAATCACCACCACATTTATCTAATCAATTAAAAAGAGGGAGTCGTTATACTGTACTTATTGGCCCGGAAGGGGATTTTACTAAGGAAGAGGTGCAACAAGCACTACAAAAAGGATTTGAAAATGTGAGTTTAGGAGGCAACAGGCTTCGCACCGAAACAGCTGCATTATATGCTTGTTCGTGTGTGTATACGTGTAATAAGAATTAG
- a CDS encoding amidohydrolase, translating to MLKVSIVQTALFWEEREKNLSALSNQLQNISNSDLIILPEMFSSGFTMNAAAVAEDMRGESVTWMKKIAKEKNCTICGSLVIKENSGFYNRLVVVDENENIHYYDKKHLFRMSEENNVYTPGNKPLTIRIKGWNVRFFVCYDLRFPIWCRNKFTTDTKSIESIEYDLAVFVANWPERRSIAWKTLLQARAIENHCYVVGVNRIGSDGNNIPYSGDSAVLNFLGERVSNTKPHENSVETVELSREKLTEYRTNFPVWMDADSFTLSN from the coding sequence ATGCTAAAAGTATCCATTGTTCAAACTGCTTTGTTTTGGGAGGAAAGAGAAAAAAATTTAAGTGCTCTTTCTAATCAACTGCAAAACATAAGCAACTCCGATTTAATAATTTTACCGGAAATGTTTAGCTCCGGATTTACTATGAATGCAGCTGCTGTAGCAGAAGACATGCGTGGAGAATCTGTAACATGGATGAAAAAAATTGCAAAAGAAAAAAACTGCACTATCTGTGGAAGTCTTGTAATAAAAGAAAATTCCGGCTTTTACAATCGACTGGTAGTTGTTGACGAGAACGAAAACATCCACTACTACGATAAAAAACATTTATTTAGGATGTCGGAGGAAAACAATGTTTACACTCCCGGGAATAAACCACTTACCATTCGGATAAAAGGCTGGAATGTGAGATTCTTTGTTTGCTACGATTTACGCTTCCCAATTTGGTGCAGAAATAAATTTACAACCGACACCAAAAGCATAGAATCTATTGAATACGATTTAGCCGTATTTGTTGCAAATTGGCCCGAAAGAAGAAGCATTGCGTGGAAAACACTGCTGCAAGCTAGAGCTATTGAAAATCATTGTTACGTTGTAGGTGTAAATAGAATTGGCTCAGACGGCAACAACATACCATATTCTGGAGATTCTGCTGTTCTTAATTTTTTAGGAGAGCGAGTAAGCAACACAAAACCTCACGAAAATTCTGTTGAAACAGTTGAATTATCTAGAGAAAAACTAACGGAGTACCGAACAAATTTTCCCGTATGGATGGATGCGGATAGCTTTACGCTTTCTAACTAA
- a CDS encoding methionine aminotransferase: protein MPQYKSPIHSKLPTANTSIFAIMTKAATEHGAINMAQGFPDFNCDTELIDLVSKYMKKGFNQYAPMPGLMSLREAIAEKTEFLYGAKYNPETEITITAGATQAIFTVITSVVREGDEVIIFEPAYDCYQPAIELCGGKTIFMQLKAPTYEINWEEVKKVISHKTRMIIINTPHNPTGSILSADDLATLEKLTADTDILVISDEVYEHILFDTHKHQSACQYPGLAERSFVISSFGKTYHTTGWKMGYILAPPSLTAEVRKVHQFLVFSVNTPIQHALTEYLQKKDLYLELGNFYQKKRDYFNKLISGSRFKINPASGTYFQLLDYSAITNEADTEYALRLVKENKIAAIPVSVFYHTPIDNKMLRFCFAKKEETIEKAAEILCKI, encoded by the coding sequence ATGCCACAATATAAATCGCCCATACATTCTAAACTACCTACAGCCAATACCAGCATATTTGCCATCATGACAAAAGCCGCTACTGAACACGGTGCAATAAACATGGCGCAAGGCTTTCCGGATTTTAATTGTGATACCGAATTGATTGACCTTGTTTCGAAATACATGAAAAAGGGATTTAACCAATATGCCCCTATGCCAGGTTTAATGAGCCTTAGAGAAGCCATAGCCGAAAAAACAGAATTTTTGTACGGAGCAAAATACAATCCCGAAACGGAGATTACCATTACTGCCGGAGCAACACAAGCAATATTTACTGTAATTACAAGCGTGGTGCGTGAAGGAGATGAAGTAATCATTTTTGAACCTGCCTACGATTGTTACCAACCTGCCATTGAACTGTGCGGAGGAAAAACAATTTTCATGCAACTAAAAGCTCCTACATACGAAATAAATTGGGAGGAAGTAAAAAAAGTAATTAGCCATAAAACCAGGATGATAATTATAAATACTCCACACAATCCAACGGGAAGTATTCTATCTGCAGATGATTTGGCAACTCTGGAAAAATTAACAGCCGATACCGACATTCTTGTTATAAGTGATGAGGTATACGAACATATTTTATTTGACACACACAAACACCAAAGTGCTTGCCAATACCCCGGATTAGCAGAAAGAAGTTTTGTCATTTCCTCTTTCGGAAAAACATACCACACCACGGGCTGGAAAATGGGTTATATACTTGCTCCTCCAAGCTTAACTGCCGAGGTCAGAAAAGTGCATCAATTCTTGGTTTTTTCGGTAAATACACCCATTCAGCATGCATTAACAGAGTACCTTCAAAAGAAAGATTTGTATTTAGAGTTGGGCAATTTCTACCAAAAAAAACGCGACTATTTTAATAAATTAATTTCTGGCTCACGATTTAAAATAAATCCTGCAAGTGGCACATACTTCCAGTTGCTCGATTACAGTGCAATTACAAACGAAGCAGATACAGAGTATGCGCTTCGATTGGTAAAAGAAAATAAAATTGCAGCCATACCGGTGTCGGTATTTTACCACACTCCAATCGACAATAAAATGTTGCGGTTTTGTTTTGCAAAAAAAGAAGAAACCATAGAAAAAGCTGCTGAAATACTTTGTAAGATTTAA
- a CDS encoding GNAT family N-acetyltransferase, translating to MKLRTDTYMDLEDITTKLSANVLFSKPSELEFEKVKAGILILQLDGRILNPDNFIVAKVDNKVVGFGQLKTFSHYQEISTVGILPPYDQQGIGSRLIKLLLEKSNKPVFVVTVIPAFFKRIGFTAASSYPESINEKLTYCSTQLPVAEEYVVMEYNR from the coding sequence ATGAAATTGCGCACGGACACGTACATGGACCTGGAGGACATCACCACTAAATTGAGCGCCAACGTTCTTTTTAGTAAGCCGTCTGAGTTAGAATTTGAAAAGGTAAAAGCGGGTATTTTAATACTACAACTTGATGGACGAATATTGAATCCCGACAATTTTATTGTTGCAAAGGTTGACAATAAAGTTGTTGGATTTGGTCAATTAAAAACGTTCTCTCATTATCAGGAGATATCTACCGTAGGTATATTGCCTCCTTATGACCAACAAGGCATAGGTTCGAGACTAATAAAATTGTTGCTAGAAAAAAGCAATAAGCCGGTGTTTGTAGTAACCGTAATTCCTGCTTTTTTTAAACGAATTGGGTTTACTGCTGCATCTAGTTACCCCGAATCTATCAACGAAAAGCTTACGTATTGCTCTACTCAACTTCCCGTAGCAGAAGAATATGTGGTAATGGAATACAATCGGTAG